CACCCTGGTTTTTTCGGCGATATTCCGCAATTCCCTGGCGGCAGGCGGCATCTCCATCGCCGTCCTGATCACGGGCGCCGCCATCACCCAGATACCGTGGGTCGGTCGGGTTATTCCCAACTCTCTGACCAGTTGGGGCAACCACCTGGTAGCCGGACAGAGCGGCGGGACGGAATGGTTGGCGCTGGCGGTAACTGTGGCTCTCATCGGGCTTGGAGCCTATCTTGCCACCGCGATCTTGAGGAGGAAGGAAATCTAGGCTTCCTCCACAAAAATAACATATTCGGTTTTGCACCGTTTCAAGCGATGCCCGCAATTGTGGGTCTGATGCTTTTGTCGACCCTGTTTTCAGTCACGTCCTGCAACTCGGGGACAACTGGAGCCCAGGGACCGGCCGGTCCCGCCGGCGCCGCCGGGTTGAGCGTGTCTTCGGCTTCAGTTAATACCAGCGGTCACCTTATTCTCACCATGTCGAACGGTCAGATCATCGATGCCGGCAGCGTGATCGGTCCTCAGGGCATCTCGACCGGGTCAGCCGGCGATTCTTTCGCCAGCGTCATCGCCCAGGTAGAGCCCAAGATCGTGCGTATCGACTGCACCGTTCAGGGCGGACTGGATTCAGGTTCCGGCACCATCATTGACGCCCGCGGCTACATCCTGACCAATGCTCATGTAGTCTCCGGGGCAACAGCCATCAAAGTGACTTTGATGGACGGGACGATTCTTCAGGCGACCACCATTGCCGCCGATACCGCAAAAGACATGGCTATCATCAAGCTGACCACCACCCGCACCGATTTCCCCGTGATGACCCTCGGTTCCATGTCGGATTTCGCGGTCGGAGATGAAGTCGTCGCCGGCGGCTTCCCGCTTGGCACCCAACTCCCCGGCCCGGCCACTTTCAGCCAGGGCATGGTTTCAGCGATGAGAACTTATGATAGCGCCAACTGGAT
This is a stretch of genomic DNA from Dehalogenimonas etheniformans. It encodes these proteins:
- a CDS encoding S1C family serine protease, which translates into the protein MPAIVGLMLLSTLFSVTSCNSGTTGAQGPAGPAGAAGLSVSSASVNTSGHLILTMSNGQIIDAGSVIGPQGISTGSAGDSFASVIAQVEPKIVRIDCTVQGGLDSGSGTIIDARGYILTNAHVVSGATAIKVTLMDGTILQATTIAADTAKDMAIIKLTTTRTDFPVMTLGSMSDFAVGDEVVAGGFPLGTQLPGPATFSQGMVSAMRTYDSANWIQIDVPINPGNSGGCLFTQSGRMIGIPSAGIDPGQDFEMINLAIPINLITAYISANVPK